The DNA window TGTCACCACACGCGAAAAACCAGATTACCAGCACGCCTGCGAGCCGCCAAAACGACTCCTGTCGAAGCGGAGGTCAAGGGGAGGTCAGCGGGCGGTCAGGGGGTGTCCCAGCCCTGCCGGGAGGCCAGCCATGCGAGCGCCTGATCGCCGCTGAAGCGCTGGTGCTGGCGGCTGTGCGGGGAGGCGCTGCTGGGGCCGTCGGAGGCGCGCACCAGCCAGTATCCGGCCAGCGCGGCGAGCGCGCCGTCGACGCCGCCGGGCGGTGGGTTCCAGGCGCTGATGTACGCGTCGGCGTCCAGCCCACTGGCATATGCGCTGATCAGGAGCGTGATCGCGTCGTACCAGGGCGCGCCGAGGCAGGGCCAGGTCCAGTCGCAGAGCCAGGCCGAGCCTGCGGCGTCGAGGAGCACGTTGTCGATCCGCAGGTCGCCATGGCAGACGCCGGAGCCGGCGGTCTTCGGTGGAAGGGCGCGTTCCAGGGCTGCCAGCTCACGCAGACGGTGCGGGGCGAGGGTGCCGTGCGCGGCCGAGGGCATCGGCTCGTGGCCGGATTCGATCAGTGACCACCACGACATCTCGTGCCGGAGGATCTCCGGAAGGGCGGGAAGACCGACATGCCGGATCCCGGCGGGCGGCTCGGCCAGCGCCCGGGCTGACGCGGACCAGGCAGCGAGCGCCGCGTCCAGGTCGGCCGGCTGCCACGGCAGCGCGGGGATCCGGCCGTCGATCGGCTCCAGCGCGAGGACGAACCATCCGGCCTCGGCGAGCGTCCAGAGCGGCCGGGCGGCCGGGACCTCGGCGGGCAGGGCGTGCGTGACGGCGGCCTC is part of the Actinoplanes missouriensis 431 genome and encodes:
- a CDS encoding phosphotransferase family protein; the protein is MEIRPVTLPDVPYDATSVRPDWADLPRRVREAISRRLGSPVSAARSAGGGFTRAFAALLTTEAGTSAFVKAAPLREPTSEWYAREAAVTHALPAEVPAARPLWTLAEAGWFVLALEPIDGRIPALPWQPADLDAALAAWSASARALAEPPAGIRHVGLPALPEILRHEMSWWSLIESGHEPMPSAAHGTLAPHRLRELAALERALPPKTAGSGVCHGDLRIDNVLLDAAGSAWLCDWTWPCLGAPWYDAITLLISAYASGLDADAYISAWNPPPGGVDGALAALAGYWLVRASDGPSSASPHSRQHQRFSGDQALAWLASRQGWDTP